The following are encoded in a window of Fusarium oxysporum f. sp. lycopersici 4287 chromosome 5, whole genome shotgun sequence genomic DNA:
- a CDS encoding rab family, other: MGDISYDYRWKVILLGDSTVGKSNIAGQFTQSKFQADSKPTIGVKPTTKIVQCNSKAVKVNIWDTAGLEKYRAPVRYYDDAVAVMLVYDITRRQSFENAARWLDEVRKHGEPGIVIMLVGNKADLERRRSVTTEEGKKFAKLNKLLFIETSACENSQVELAFQTILKGVYKQHCQEK, translated from the exons ATGGGCGATATATCATACGAT TACCGTTGGAAAG TGATTCTCCTGGGTGACTCAACGGTTGGAAAGTCAAATATCGCAGGTCAATTCACCCAAAGCAAGTTTCAAGCTGATTCTAAACCAACGATTGGCGTAAAGCCCACCACCAAAATCGTCCAATGCAACTCCAAGGCCGTCAAAGTCAATATCTGGGACACCGCTGGCCTAGAGAAATATCGGGCCCCAGTACGATATTACGACGATGCCGTGGCTGTGATGTTGGTTTATGATATAACCAGGCGCCAGAGTTTTGAGAATGCGGCACGCTGGTTGGACGAGGTTCGAAAGCACGGTGAACCTGGGATTGTCATCATGCTCGTGGGAAATAAAGCAGACCTGGAGCGTAGAAGGTCTGTAACGACTGAAGAGGGGAAGAAATTTGCGA AACTTAACAAACTTCTGTTTATCGAAACATCCGCTTGCGAAAACAGTCAAGTTGAACTTGCTTTTCAGACTATTTTAAAGG GCGTCTACAAGCAGCATTGCCAGGAGAAATGA
- a CDS encoding hypothetical protein (At least one base has a quality score < 10) encodes MLDPSDPDAYTVGWVCALSTEFTAAQEQFDEEYEPHESPEHRDANDFNVYSFGKIKGHMVVVAVLPNGQYGTASAATVAKDMIRSFRNIRFGLMVGIGGGAPTKQHDIRLGDVVVSSPSPGQSGVFQYDFGKATKDVFQHTASHNKPPPLLLAAVAGLKTQYERKGLQIHDKVSTIVANNKRLSAKYGRPEDPDSLFSPSIDHKSDPCPKFCVTAPTDLVDRKPRQEPMEVVEVHYGTIASGNTLMKDAFKRDELASKANILCFEMEAAGLMDGFQCLVIRGICDYSDSHKNDRWQGYAAMTAAVYAKQILGRIRPEAVAREETIISKIDEVFNSVISGVENLKRSISEQEVLNWLSDEDFGTYQFDERSKKAPGTCQWFLDSPEYQSWTQEKGQVLFCPGIAGAGKTVLASAIIESLHSRFQSDSSTAIVHIYCRYNRVDRQTFNKLRASLLRQLCERLSPLPEGIMQLYNQYKPRRVEAPPERILSELESVSGLFSKVFMVVDALDEWRATEHADLYSLPGELLHLQRKLAMNLLATSRPIPLIANQFNNYPSISITAQQQDIYAYVDNFRWPESSCIGKITGLRGLVKKVMSQIVRGMFLLARLYLHSLENETSERDVKDALKRFEDRAKNDDNDPKFNIVDQAYNDTLKRLREQHQNSSDLAFRVLAWICCTGWKLPASAIQHGLALREGDTTFHEDGIVDESLLLSVCCGLVEIPEGSREIRLVHYTTENFFRHNRHLLDEYFLVRHSINCDLPSNADAYLARQCIICLSIDLPRHLPGGIGNDPQLRSRYYGYDMLIHSMVELLYDRRFGSSGKNYTALADKIQDPLYTYSAFNWGGHVRRLSPLDQTYKTSIDFLQTRGMVDQAIMLILTLGTWSEDRQAPQDMSNLHLAALFGLGDLAESLMKNIDINSRDSCGRTALVWALECLAFEFKFSPDYIMSVTKNFEIYDGIDIARRRVVNALLRSGANPRMPGYNGDTPLHLAAILGDVEIVERILEYGVDIDILNRNVGVPLEEAVRHSRESASMKLLESGTVDTGGENSRTAHTETSSVSNLAPMETLIEKGAKADFPDINGQTALMEASKRGHNRIDELLLENQSNVDQQDHKGDTALMKACIGDHADVIELLVAANARLDIENDKGDTALDHGGRYCGEDSIKRLLHQSTDPTIRDQHSGTVLISASHWKRPNIVSLILEDAKLKPTSKFINLALSEACSDSNEKIVRLLIDHGANPDMPLDIESNGGDFFRPIHMAAIRGEKTGVQILIERGASVNLRSSGGLLPLDYAMRYHGEDPSIADLLRKHGAITEGKRLVQLMQDRSKRLN; translated from the exons ATGTTGGATCCAAGTGATCCAGATGCCTACACAGTCGGGTGGGTTTGTGCTCTGTCGACAGAGTTCACCGCAGCCCAGGAACAATTCGACGAGGAATATGAGCCACATGAATCACCTGAACACAGGGATGCAAATGACTTTAATGTGTACAGTTTCGGCAAGATCAAGGGCCACATGGTGGTTGTCGCTGTACTGCCAAACGGTCAATACGGGACTGCATCTGCAGCCACTGTGGCCAAGGATATGATACGCAGCTTTCGCAACATCCGATTTGGTCTTATGGTCGGGATTGGCGGAGGTGCTCCTACTAAGCAGCATGATATTCGCTTGGGGGATGTTGTGGTCAGCTCACCTTCGCCGGGCCAAAGTGGTGTCTTCCAATACGACTTCGGAAAAGCTACAAAAGACGTATTTCAGCACACCGCATCGCACAATAAACCACCCCCGTTGCTGCTTGCTGCAGTAGCGGGGCTCAAGACCCAATACGAGCGAAAGGGCCTTCAGATCCATGATAAGGTCAGCACCATCGTCGCAAACAACAAGAGATTAAGTGCCAAGTATGGACGTCCAGAGGATCCAGATTCTCTTTTTTCCCCTTCGATTGATCATAAGAGTGATCCATGTCCTAAGTTTTGTGTAACGGCCCCGACTGATCTAGTAGATCGCAAACCACGACAAGAACCAATGGAGGTTGTTGAAGTCCACTATGGCACCATTGCTTCGGGTAATACTCTCATGAAGGATGCTTTTAAGCGAGATGAACTTGCTTCCAAGGCAAATATCTTGTGTTTCGAAATGGAAGCCGCTGGACTGATGGATGGGTTTCAATGTCTTGTTATTCGAGGAATTTGTGACTATTCTGATTCTCACAAAAATGATAGATGGCAGGGTTATGCAGCTATGACTGCGGCTGTATATGCTAAGCAGATTCTCGGCAGAATCCGCCCAGAGGCCGTTGCAAGGGAGGAAACTATTATCTCGAAGATTGATGAAG TATTCAATTCAGTCATTTCCGGCGTGGAGAATCTGAAACGATCTATTTCAGAACAGGAAGTGCTGAACTGGCTCTCAGATGAAGACTTCGGTACTTATCAGTTCGATGAACGCAGTAAGAAAGCTCCAGGGACGTGCCAGTGGTTTCTGGACTCGCCGGAATATCAGTCTTGGACCCAAGAGAAAGGCCAAGTCCTTTTCTGCCCAGGCATTGCCGGGGCTGGAAAGACCGTGCTTGCATCTGCCATCATCGAAAGCCTGCATTCTCGCTTTCAATCCGACTCAAGCACTGCCATCGTCCATATCTACTGCCGATATAATCGTGTCGATCGGCAAACATTCAACAAATTGCGGGCCAGTCTGCTGAGACAGCTTTGTGAACGATTATCTCCACTCCCTGAGGGTATAATGCAGCTTTACAACCAATACAAGCCTCGACGGGTGGAAGCCCCTCCAGAGAGGATTCTTTCAGAACTGGAATCCGTGTCAGGCCTGTTTTCAAAAGTATTTATGGTTGTTGATGCGTTGGATGAGTGGCGAGCGACAGAACACGCGGACCTCTACTCACTACCAGGCgagcttctccatcttcaaagGAAATTGGCCATGAATCTACTCGCCACCTCCCGACCGATTCCCCTCATTGCAAATCAGTTCAATAATTACCCTTCTATTTCCATTACTGCTCAACAACAGGATATTTACGCTTACGTTGACAACTTTCGGTGGCCAGAGTCGAGCTGCATTGGTAAAATAACAGGATTGCGAGGCTTGGTAAAAAAGGTCATGTCACAAATTGTTAGGGGAAT GTTTCTTTTAGCAAGGCTGTATCTCCATTCACTGGAAAACGAGACCTCTGAAAGAGATGTTAAAGATGCTCTGAAGCGGTTCGAAGACCGAGCGAAGAACGATGATAATGATCCAAAGTTCAATATTGTGGACCAAGCATATAATGATACGCTAAAACGGCTCAGAGAGCAACATCAAAATTCTAGTGACCTAGCATTTCGGGTCCTGGCCTGGATATGTTGCACTGGCTGGAAGCTACCAGCCAGTGCAATCCAACATGGCCTTGCCTTACGAGAAGGAGACACAACCTTTCATGAAGATGGCATAGTCGACGAATCATTACTGCTCTCTGTATGCTGTGGCTTGGTTGAGATTCCAGAAGGAAGCAGGGAAATCCGGCTCGTCCACTATACCACCGAAAACTTTTTCCGGCATAATCGGCATTTGCTTGACGAATATTTCCTCGTCCGACATTCGATTAACTGCGACCTACCTTCAAATGCTGATGCCTATCTTGCAAGGCAGTGCATCATCTGTTTATCTATCGATTTGCCGAGACACCTTCCAGGAGGAATTGGCAACGATCCGCAGCTTCGATCCAGATATTATGGTTATGATATGCTCATACATTCCATGGTTGAACTACTATATGACAGACGATTTGGTTCCTCTGGAAAGAATTACACGGCTTTGGCAGACAAAATTCAGGATCCATTATATACATATAGCGCATTCAACTGGGGCGGCCATGTGCGACGGCTTTCGCCCTTAGACCAAACCTACAAGACATCCATCGACTTCCTCCAAACGCGTGGAATGGTCGACCAGGCTATCATGCTGATTCTCACTCTTGGAACCTGGAGCGAAGACAGACAAGCACCCCAAGATATGAGTAATTTGCACCTAGCTGCGCTTTTCGGACTCGGTGATCTGGCAGAGTCACTGATGAAGAATATTGACATCAATTCAAGAGACAGTTGCGGCCGGACTGCACTCGTTTGGGCACTGGAGTGTTTGGCATTCGAATTCAAATTCAGCCCGGATTACATAATGTCAGTCACAAAGAATTTCGAAATATATGACGGCATTGACATTGCTCGTCGTCGTGTTGTCAATGCTTTATTAAGATCAGGTGCTAACCCGCGCATGCCTGGATATAATGGGGATACTCCTCTACACTTGGCGGCTATCTTAGGAGACGTCGAGATCGTTGAAAGAATACTCGAATATGGAGTAGACATTGATATACTGAACAGGAATGTTGGTGTCcctcttgaagaagcagtgCGACATAGCAGGGAATCGGCCTCCATGAAGCTCCTGGAGAGCGGTACGGTCGACACCGGTGGAGAGAACAGTCGCACGGCTCACACTGAGACTTCTTCTGTTAGTAACTTGGCCCCAATGGAGACACTTATTGAAAAAGGTGCTAAGGCGGACTTTCCCGATATTAACGGCCAAACTGCCTTGATGGAAGCCAGCAAACGGGGCCACAATCGAATCGATGAGCTCCTCCTCGAAAATCAGTCTAATGTGGATCAACAAGATCACAAGGGTGACACCGCTCTCATGAAAGCGTGCATTGGTGATCATGCCGACGTTATTGAGCTGCTAGTCGCAGCCAACGCTCGACTAGACATTGAGAACGATAAAGGGGACACTGCTCTTGACCATGGAGGTAGGTATTGTGGAGAGGACAGCATCAAGCGACTCCTCCACCAAAGTACGGATCCTACCATTCGAGATCAGCATTCCGGTACCGTTCTTATTTCCGCAAGCCATTGGAAGCGTCCAAATATTGTTTCACTGATACTGGAAGACGCCAAACTAAAGCCAACTTCAAAATTTATCAATCTTGCGTTATCAGAGGCGTGCTCGGATTCGAACGAGAAAATTGTGAGACTTTTGATTGACCATGGAGCGAACCCCGACATGCCCCTCGACATTGAAAGCAATGGCGGCGATTTTTTTAGGCCCATCCACATGGCCGCAATAAGAGGGGAAAAAACAGGGGTCCAAATTCTAATTGAAAGAGGTGCTTCTGTTAATCTTCGTTCGTCCGGAGGACTATTGCCTCTGGACTACGCAATGAGGTATCATGGCGAAGACCCTTCTATAGCCGACTTGCTTCGAAAACACGGTGCAATTACTGAAGGGAAACGACTAGTTCAACTTATGCAAGATAGAAGTAAGAGGCTTAATTAA